A genomic stretch from Alteribacter keqinensis includes:
- the leuD gene encoding 3-isopropylmalate dehydratase small subunit, whose protein sequence is MEPIRIHTGVVTPLNRANVDTDQIIPKQFLKRIERQGFGQFLFYHWRFDDDGNPRPDFILNNPKYDGSSILAAGENFGCGSSREHAPWALEDYGFKVVIASSFADIFYNNCVKNGILPVQLTEDEVQEVLKKAENHTCSITVDLGKQIVRDDDGFEAGFSIPGYHKEMLLNGWDDISITLTLEEKITQFEQGA, encoded by the coding sequence ATGGAACCGATTCGTATACACACAGGCGTTGTGACCCCTCTAAACCGGGCCAACGTAGATACAGACCAGATTATTCCAAAACAGTTTTTAAAACGAATTGAGCGTCAGGGCTTCGGCCAGTTTCTTTTTTATCACTGGCGTTTTGACGATGATGGTAATCCCCGGCCGGATTTTATATTAAATAACCCAAAGTATGATGGTTCAAGTATTTTGGCGGCCGGTGAAAATTTTGGCTGCGGCTCTTCCCGTGAGCATGCACCATGGGCGCTTGAGGACTATGGTTTTAAAGTAGTCATTGCCTCAAGCTTTGCCGATATCTTTTACAACAACTGTGTAAAGAACGGCATCTTACCGGTTCAGCTCACGGAAGACGAAGTCCAGGAGGTGTTAAAGAAAGCTGAAAATCATACGTGTTCCATTACTGTAGACCTTGGGAAGCAGATCGTTCGTGATGACGACGGCTTTGAAGCAGGCTTCTCCATCCCCGGCTATCATAAAGAAATGCTGTTAAATGGCTGGGACGATATCTCGATTACGTTAACACTTGAAGAAAAAATCACACAATTTGAACAAGGAGCGTGA